From one Agrobacterium fabrum str. C58 genomic stretch:
- a CDS encoding ABC transporter permease: MADHLKTYSGTSRLGYKINAVGIFAFLVIFIWAMVAIFAPYLIPYPVGDIVDLDYFGPMTSDLWLGSDYLGRDVFSRILMGARFTVGISLAAVTIACVSGVVLGMCAAVVGGWFDAMLSRFLDAVNSIPSKLFGLVVVAAVGSSIPVLIVTLSVIYTPGAYRFARALAVNVNTMDFVTVARVRGESLLYLISSEILPNIIRPVLADLGVRFVFIVLLLSGLSFLGLGLQPPNADWGALVRENIGGLPFAAPAVIFPSLAIASLTISVNLLIDNLPQKIRDRSE; encoded by the coding sequence ATGGCCGATCATCTCAAGACATATTCAGGAACTTCGCGTTTGGGCTACAAGATCAACGCAGTCGGCATTTTCGCCTTTCTCGTCATTTTTATCTGGGCGATGGTCGCGATCTTCGCGCCCTATCTCATTCCGTATCCGGTGGGAGACATCGTCGATCTCGATTATTTCGGACCGATGACCTCCGATCTCTGGCTTGGTTCGGATTATCTCGGCCGCGACGTCTTCTCCCGGATTCTCATGGGTGCACGCTTCACGGTCGGCATTTCGCTGGCGGCCGTCACCATCGCCTGCGTATCCGGCGTTGTGCTCGGCATGTGCGCGGCCGTCGTCGGCGGCTGGTTCGATGCCATGCTCAGCCGGTTTCTCGATGCGGTGAATTCCATTCCAAGCAAGCTGTTCGGCCTCGTGGTCGTCGCCGCCGTCGGTTCGTCCATTCCGGTGCTGATCGTTACCCTCTCGGTCATCTATACGCCAGGTGCCTATCGTTTCGCCCGGGCGCTGGCAGTGAATGTCAACACCATGGATTTCGTCACTGTCGCACGCGTACGCGGGGAAAGCCTTCTTTACCTCATCAGCTCGGAAATCCTGCCCAACATCATCCGTCCGGTGCTTGCCGATCTCGGCGTGCGCTTCGTCTTCATCGTGCTGCTTTTGTCGGGCCTCTCCTTCCTCGGCCTTGGCCTGCAACCGCCGAATGCAGACTGGGGTGCGCTGGTGCGTGAAAACATCGGCGGCCTGCCCTTTGCCGCACCGGCCGTGATCTTCCCGTCGCTGGCGATTGCCAGCCTGACGATCAGCGTCAATCTGTTGATCGACAATCTGCCGCAGAAAATCCGCGACAGGAGCGAATAA
- a CDS encoding HAD-IA family hydrolase, translating to MPKNLSDFKYMSFDVVGTLIDFEGGLKATLAEIGTEHGVEVDGEKALALYRAARYSDATDLFPDDLVRVYLIIAPELGLPGERALGERLRDAAKSWKGFADSRAAMAELAKTHRLIAMTNAQRWAFEYFSKELGNPFHAAFTADDTGTEKPDPAFFEKVFAFVESEGASKDDILHVAQSQYHDIGISRQLGMTNCWIERRHTQKGYGGTIEPENFTEPDFHFTSMADLAAAVRQTGG from the coding sequence TTGCCCAAAAACCTGAGCGACTTCAAATATATGAGCTTCGACGTGGTGGGAACACTCATCGATTTCGAAGGTGGTCTGAAAGCGACGCTTGCTGAGATCGGCACGGAACACGGCGTGGAGGTCGACGGTGAAAAAGCACTCGCGCTCTACCGCGCGGCCCGTTATTCCGATGCGACTGATCTGTTTCCGGACGATCTCGTCCGCGTTTACCTGATCATCGCTCCTGAACTTGGCCTGCCGGGGGAACGCGCGCTCGGCGAGCGCCTGCGTGATGCGGCAAAAAGCTGGAAAGGCTTTGCGGACAGCCGCGCCGCCATGGCCGAACTTGCAAAGACTCACCGCCTGATCGCCATGACCAACGCCCAGCGCTGGGCTTTCGAATATTTCTCGAAAGAGCTTGGCAATCCCTTTCATGCCGCCTTCACCGCCGATGATACCGGCACGGAAAAGCCGGACCCGGCCTTCTTCGAAAAGGTGTTTGCCTTCGTGGAAAGCGAGGGTGCATCGAAGGACGACATTCTGCACGTCGCGCAAAGCCAGTACCACGATATCGGCATTTCCCGGCAGCTCGGAATGACCAATTGCTGGATCGAGCGCCGCCACACCCAGAAGGGATATGGCGGCACGATCGAGCCGGAAAACTTCACCGAACCGGATTTTCACTTCACCTCGATGGCCGACCTTGCCGCGGCCGTCAGGCAAACGGGCGGCTGA
- a CDS encoding aspartate aminotransferase family protein → MLSNSLIELDRAHLVHPVSSFRGHEKLGVRVLKSASGATVTDMTGHQLIDGFAGLWCVNAGYGHDSIVEAAAKQMRELPYATAYFDIGSEPAIRLASELADRAPGDLNHVYFTLGGSDAVDSTIRFIRYYWHAKGQPQRDQFISIEQGYHGSTTAGSGLTALPAFHAGFGVPYDWQHKIPSHYAYRNPAGSDPAAIIASSLQILKDKIEAIGPDRVAAFYAEPIQGSGGVLVPPPGWIKAMRELCSSYGILFVADEVITGFGRTGPLFACADEDIVPDFITAAKGLTSGYVPMGAVFMADHVYDTIADFAGEAAIGHGYTYSAHPVSAAVGLEVLKLYEGGLLENGRRAGQRLMAGLEGLRNHPLVGDVRGRGMLAAIELVTDKDKKTPLPAAAAPARKVFDRAWENGLIVRAFANGILGYAPPLCCTDGEIDAIVERTLKTLDQTLEDPAVRAAMA, encoded by the coding sequence ATGTTAAGCAATTCACTGATCGAACTGGACCGCGCCCATCTGGTGCACCCTGTCTCCTCCTTCCGCGGCCATGAAAAGCTCGGCGTGCGGGTGCTGAAATCTGCAAGCGGCGCCACCGTCACCGATATGACCGGCCATCAGCTGATCGATGGTTTTGCCGGCCTCTGGTGCGTCAATGCCGGTTACGGGCACGACAGCATCGTTGAAGCGGCGGCAAAGCAGATGCGTGAATTGCCCTATGCCACCGCTTATTTCGACATTGGCAGCGAACCGGCGATCCGGCTGGCCTCGGAACTTGCCGACCGCGCGCCGGGTGATCTCAACCACGTCTATTTCACGCTTGGCGGTTCCGATGCCGTGGACAGCACCATCCGGTTCATCCGGTATTACTGGCATGCGAAAGGCCAGCCGCAGCGCGACCAGTTCATTTCCATCGAACAGGGGTATCACGGCTCCACCACCGCCGGCTCCGGCCTCACTGCGCTACCCGCTTTCCACGCGGGTTTCGGCGTGCCCTATGACTGGCAGCACAAAATTCCGTCGCATTATGCCTATCGCAATCCCGCCGGCAGCGATCCGGCCGCCATCATCGCATCCTCCCTGCAAATTCTGAAGGACAAGATCGAGGCCATCGGCCCGGACCGCGTGGCCGCCTTTTATGCCGAACCCATCCAGGGATCGGGCGGCGTTCTGGTGCCACCGCCGGGCTGGATCAAGGCCATGCGCGAGCTCTGCAGTTCCTATGGCATTCTCTTCGTCGCCGATGAAGTCATCACCGGCTTCGGCCGCACGGGACCGCTCTTTGCCTGCGCCGACGAGGACATCGTGCCTGATTTCATCACGGCCGCAAAAGGCCTCACGTCAGGTTATGTGCCGATGGGCGCCGTCTTCATGGCCGACCATGTTTATGATACAATAGCCGACTTCGCGGGCGAGGCCGCCATCGGGCACGGATATACCTATTCCGCCCACCCCGTCAGCGCCGCTGTCGGTCTGGAAGTGCTGAAACTTTATGAAGGCGGACTGCTGGAGAACGGCCGTCGCGCCGGTCAACGGCTGATGGCCGGCCTTGAAGGATTGAGAAACCACCCGCTGGTGGGTGATGTGCGCGGCCGGGGCATGCTCGCCGCCATTGAACTCGTGACCGACAAGGACAAGAAAACGCCCTTGCCGGCCGCAGCCGCCCCCGCGCGAAAAGTTTTCGACCGCGCCTGGGAAAACGGCCTCATCGTACGCGCCTTCGCGAACGGCATCCTCGGTTATGCGCCGCCGCTCTGCTGCACCGATGGCGAAATCGACGCCATCGTCGAGCGGACGCTGAAGACGCTCGATCAGACGCTCGAGGACCCGGCCGTGCGGGCGGCCATGGCCTGA
- a CDS encoding GNAT family N-acetyltransferase, with product MQANLIDIQAFQPDHLDAAVELSRQAGWPHRKDDWALALSISKGFVALDNGRVVGTAMASLLGDSCATVNMVIVDEAMRGRGVGRQLMQAAMAAAENRECRLTATSDGLPLYEKMGFVACGQVLQYQAVPLATDRPVGVAWADKVEPAELAVLDAQAFGADRGNLFAVLAERARFALVQEQGVIKGFAALRAFGRGEVIGPVVAENIEIAKDLIAFVMSERAGEFLRVDTTVDAGLAPWLAERGLAHVGGGIAMRRPKAEIAADTKFKTFALTSQALG from the coding sequence ATGCAGGCCAACCTCATCGATATCCAGGCATTTCAACCTGACCATCTCGACGCAGCGGTTGAATTATCCCGCCAGGCAGGGTGGCCGCACCGCAAGGACGACTGGGCGCTGGCCCTTTCCATCAGCAAGGGTTTCGTCGCGCTCGATAACGGGCGCGTCGTCGGGACCGCCATGGCGAGCCTTCTTGGCGACAGTTGCGCCACGGTGAATATGGTGATCGTTGATGAGGCCATGCGAGGCCGCGGCGTTGGTCGTCAGTTGATGCAGGCGGCGATGGCAGCAGCAGAAAATCGGGAATGCCGTTTGACGGCGACGTCCGATGGCTTGCCGCTTTACGAAAAAATGGGCTTTGTCGCCTGCGGCCAGGTGCTTCAATATCAGGCCGTCCCGCTCGCCACCGACCGGCCGGTCGGCGTTGCATGGGCAGATAAGGTCGAGCCAGCCGAACTTGCCGTGCTTGATGCCCAGGCCTTCGGCGCAGATCGAGGCAATCTCTTTGCCGTGCTTGCAGAACGCGCCCGTTTCGCACTCGTGCAGGAACAGGGCGTCATCAAGGGTTTTGCGGCCCTGCGCGCCTTCGGACGTGGTGAAGTCATTGGCCCGGTCGTTGCGGAAAACATTGAAATTGCAAAAGATTTGATTGCTTTCGTAATGTCCGAACGCGCCGGTGAATTCCTGCGCGTGGATACGACAGTGGATGCAGGCCTTGCCCCCTGGCTTGCAGAACGCGGCCTTGCCCATGTCGGCGGCGGCATCGCCATGCGCCGGCCGAAAGCCGAGATCGCAGCCGACACAAAATTCAAGACATTCGCATTGACCAGCCAGGCACTCGGCTGA
- a CDS encoding ABC transporter permease: protein MNSRILSLIARRLVVMLTTLLIVSFIVFSATSLLPGDTATILLGQSATPEAVAGLRTAMHLDDPALLRFVRWLFGLLHGELGTSYANNMAIADLIGPRFINSMKLAGITTVIAVPLALTLGISSAMLRGTLYDRAVTVLTIGVISVPEFMIATLAVLLFAVYLKWLPALSLVSEIHSVFDVLRIYAMPVITLTFVVSAQMIRMSRAAVIETLDTPYVEMALLKGAPRMRIVLRHALPNALGPIVNAVALSLSYLVGGVIIVETIFNYPGIAKLMVDGVATRDLPLIQSCAMIFCVGYLLLITTADIIAIMSNPRLR from the coding sequence ATGAACAGCCGAATATTGTCTCTTATCGCCAGGCGGCTGGTCGTCATGCTGACGACGCTGCTGATCGTGTCGTTTATCGTCTTTTCCGCCACCAGCCTGCTGCCCGGCGACACGGCGACGATCCTGCTTGGTCAGTCGGCAACGCCGGAGGCCGTGGCCGGTCTGCGCACCGCCATGCATCTCGATGACCCCGCCCTTTTACGCTTCGTGCGCTGGCTTTTCGGCCTGCTTCACGGCGAGCTCGGCACATCCTATGCCAACAATATGGCGATTGCCGACCTTATTGGTCCACGTTTCATCAATTCCATGAAACTTGCCGGCATCACCACCGTCATCGCCGTGCCGCTGGCGCTGACACTCGGCATCAGCTCCGCCATGCTGCGCGGAACGCTGTATGATCGTGCCGTCACGGTCCTGACCATCGGTGTCATCTCGGTGCCGGAATTCATGATCGCGACGCTCGCCGTTCTGCTTTTCGCCGTTTACCTGAAATGGCTACCGGCCCTGTCGCTGGTGAGCGAGATTCACTCCGTCTTCGATGTGCTGCGTATTTACGCCATGCCGGTCATCACACTCACCTTCGTCGTCTCGGCACAGATGATCCGCATGAGCCGCGCCGCCGTCATCGAAACACTCGATACGCCCTATGTGGAAATGGCGCTTCTGAAGGGCGCGCCGCGCATGCGCATCGTGCTGCGCCATGCGCTGCCCAATGCACTCGGCCCCATCGTCAATGCTGTGGCGTTGTCGCTTTCTTATCTCGTCGGCGGCGTCATCATCGTCGAGACGATCTTCAATTATCCTGGCATCGCCAAGCTGATGGTCGATGGCGTCGCGACCCGCGACCTGCCGCTGATCCAGAGCTGCGCGATGATTTTCTGCGTCGGTTATCTGCTCCTCATCACGACAGCTGACATCATCGCCATCATGTCCAATCCGAGGCTGCGCTGA
- a CDS encoding ABC transporter ATP-binding protein: MTNLVEIRGLKVEATTDSGRRIQIIRGVDIDIAEGEIVALIGESGSGKTTIALTLMGYARPGCRISGGSVTVAGRDMVQLSEMERAKIRGTKISYVPQSAAAAFNPAQKIIDQVIEVTRIHDLMPPQEARRRAVELFKALSLPNPETIGERYPHQVSGGQLQRLSAAMALIGNPELVIFDEPTTALDVTTQIEVLRAFKSAMRKGGIGGVYVSHDLAVVAQIADRIVVLKGGEIQETGTTTDILENAQHPYTRELLTAFNDKVRTVAPLKQNGAKPLLDIEKLIAGYGTKGDDHMPLVRAVDSVSLAVYPGRNLGIIGESGCGKSTLARAIAGILPAASGHVIFEGRQLDADARRRTSDQLRRMQIVFQYADTALNPAKSIEDILGRPLAFYHSLKGKARDARIDQLLDMVKLPRSVRHRHPSGLSGGQKQRVNFARALAAEPSLIICDEITSALDTVVAAAIIDLLGELQRELNLSYIFISHDLSVVESICDEIVVMYGGQKVEHLETDAIKSPTHPYSKLLFSSVPKLDPTWLDNLQQDAELVRAFSKR, from the coding sequence ATGACCAATCTCGTTGAAATCCGTGGACTTAAAGTCGAGGCGACCACCGATTCCGGCCGCCGCATCCAAATCATCAGGGGTGTCGACATCGATATTGCCGAGGGTGAGATTGTCGCACTGATCGGCGAAAGCGGTTCCGGCAAGACCACCATTGCGCTGACATTGATGGGATATGCGCGCCCAGGCTGCCGTATTTCCGGCGGCAGCGTCACGGTGGCGGGTCGCGACATGGTGCAGCTTTCCGAAATGGAGCGGGCCAAGATCCGCGGCACGAAAATCTCCTACGTCCCGCAGAGTGCAGCGGCCGCTTTCAACCCGGCGCAAAAGATCATCGATCAGGTCATAGAGGTCACCCGCATCCACGATCTGATGCCGCCGCAGGAGGCGCGCCGAAGAGCGGTGGAACTGTTCAAGGCATTGTCGCTGCCCAATCCCGAAACCATCGGCGAGCGTTATCCGCACCAGGTTTCCGGCGGCCAGCTTCAACGTCTCTCCGCCGCCATGGCGTTGATCGGCAATCCGGAACTGGTCATCTTCGACGAGCCGACCACGGCACTCGACGTGACGACACAGATCGAGGTTCTGCGCGCCTTCAAATCAGCGATGCGCAAGGGCGGTATCGGCGGCGTCTATGTCTCGCACGACCTCGCCGTCGTCGCCCAGATTGCCGACCGGATCGTGGTGCTGAAAGGTGGCGAGATACAGGAAACCGGCACGACCACGGATATTCTTGAGAATGCCCAGCATCCTTATACACGGGAGTTGCTGACCGCTTTTAACGACAAGGTTAGAACTGTAGCTCCGCTTAAACAGAATGGCGCAAAACCGCTGCTGGATATTGAGAAGCTGATCGCCGGGTATGGAACGAAAGGCGACGACCATATGCCGCTGGTGCGTGCAGTCGATTCCGTCAGCCTTGCGGTCTATCCCGGACGCAATCTCGGTATCATCGGCGAATCCGGTTGCGGAAAATCGACGCTGGCGCGTGCCATTGCCGGCATTCTCCCCGCCGCCAGCGGTCATGTCATCTTCGAAGGTCGGCAGCTGGATGCCGATGCCCGCCGACGCACCAGCGATCAGTTGCGCCGTATGCAGATCGTTTTCCAATATGCCGATACGGCGCTCAACCCGGCGAAATCCATCGAGGATATTCTCGGCCGGCCGCTGGCCTTTTATCACAGCTTGAAGGGCAAGGCGCGCGACGCCCGGATCGACCAGCTGCTGGATATGGTGAAACTGCCACGCTCGGTTCGTCACCGCCATCCTTCCGGCCTGTCAGGCGGACAGAAGCAGCGCGTCAACTTCGCCCGCGCGCTCGCAGCCGAACCATCGCTCATCATCTGCGATGAAATCACTTCGGCGCTGGATACCGTCGTCGCAGCCGCGATCATCGACCTGCTCGGCGAACTCCAGCGAGAGCTGAACCTCTCCTACATCTTCATCAGCCACGATCTTTCAGTGGTGGAAAGCATTTGCGACGAAATCGTCGTGATGTATGGCGGGCAGAAGGTGGAGCATCTGGAAACGGACGCGATCAAGTCGCCGACCCATCCCTATTCGAAGCTGTTATTCTCCTCGGTGCCGAAGCTCGACCCAACATGGCTCGACAATCTCCAGCAGGATGCGGAGCTGGTTAGGGCGTTTTCTAAGCGGTGA
- a CDS encoding ABC transporter substrate-binding protein — protein MSDRITNWTRSDDAAVEQAIRRGATRRELLHMMLAGGVALSAGSAILGRASKAVAATPVSGGSLKAAGWSSSTADTLDPAKASLSTDYVRCCALYSRLTFLDVSGTPQMELAESIETKDAKTWTVKLRSGVTFHDGKSLTADDVVYSLKRHLDPAVGSKVAKIAAQMTGFKAVDKNTVEITLANPNADLPSILALHHFMIVADGATDFSKGNGTGAFKLEKFEPGVRSVMAKNANYWKSGGPHLDSFEFMAISDDNARVNALLSGDIQLAAAINPRALRLLDKQDGVVMSKTTSGNYTNLNIRLDQAPGNKTDFVAGMKSLINREQIIKAALRGLGEVGNDQPVPPMSPYYNPDLKPKAFDLDKAKFHFEKAGVIGQSIPVIASDAAGSSIDMAMIMQASAAQIGVKLDVQRVPSDGYWSNYWLKAPIHFGNINPRPTPDILFSLLYASDAPWNESQYKSPKFDKMMLEARGLLDLEKRKQIYFEMERMIADEAGTIIPAYISNVDAISSKLKGLEANPLGGMMGYAFAEYVWLEA, from the coding sequence ATGAGTGACAGGATTACAAATTGGACCCGCTCTGACGACGCCGCCGTTGAACAGGCTATCCGTCGCGGCGCGACGCGGCGAGAGCTGCTTCACATGATGCTGGCGGGTGGCGTCGCCCTTTCTGCCGGATCGGCCATCCTCGGTCGCGCCTCGAAGGCCGTGGCGGCGACACCGGTTTCCGGTGGCTCGTTAAAGGCGGCCGGATGGTCCTCCTCCACCGCCGATACGCTCGACCCCGCAAAGGCCTCGCTTTCGACAGATTATGTCCGTTGCTGCGCCCTTTATAGCCGGCTTACCTTTCTCGACGTTTCCGGCACACCACAGATGGAGCTCGCCGAATCCATCGAAACGAAGGATGCCAAAACGTGGACGGTCAAATTGCGTTCCGGCGTCACCTTCCATGACGGCAAGTCTTTGACGGCCGATGACGTGGTCTATTCGCTTAAGCGTCACCTCGATCCCGCTGTCGGTTCCAAGGTCGCCAAGATCGCGGCTCAAATGACCGGTTTCAAAGCGGTCGACAAAAACACCGTCGAAATTACGCTGGCGAACCCGAACGCCGACCTGCCATCCATCCTCGCGCTGCATCACTTCATGATCGTTGCCGATGGCGCCACGGACTTCTCCAAAGGCAATGGCACCGGTGCGTTCAAGCTCGAGAAATTCGAGCCCGGCGTTCGCTCCGTCATGGCAAAGAATGCAAATTACTGGAAGTCCGGCGGTCCGCACCTCGACAGTTTTGAGTTCATGGCGATTTCCGACGACAATGCACGCGTCAACGCCCTTCTTTCCGGCGATATCCAGCTTGCTGCCGCCATCAATCCGCGTGCACTTCGCCTGCTCGACAAACAGGACGGCGTCGTCATGTCCAAGACGACGTCCGGAAATTATACCAACCTCAACATTCGGCTTGATCAGGCACCCGGCAACAAAACCGACTTCGTTGCTGGCATGAAATCGCTGATCAATCGCGAGCAGATCATCAAGGCGGCGCTGCGCGGCCTCGGTGAAGTTGGCAACGATCAGCCCGTTCCGCCGATGAGCCCCTATTACAACCCGGACCTCAAACCGAAAGCCTTCGATCTGGACAAGGCAAAGTTTCATTTCGAAAAAGCCGGCGTCATCGGTCAGTCCATTCCGGTCATCGCATCGGATGCGGCAGGATCATCCATCGACATGGCAATGATCATGCAGGCTTCAGCCGCACAAATCGGCGTCAAGCTCGACGTACAACGGGTGCCATCGGATGGCTACTGGAGCAATTACTGGCTGAAGGCACCGATACACTTCGGCAACATCAACCCGCGCCCGACGCCGGATATTCTGTTCTCGCTGCTTTATGCCTCCGACGCGCCGTGGAACGAAAGCCAGTACAAGTCGCCGAAATTCGACAAGATGATGCTTGAAGCACGTGGTCTGCTCGACCTGGAAAAGCGCAAGCAGATCTACTTCGAAATGGAAAGAATGATTGCCGATGAAGCTGGCACCATCATTCCGGCCTATATTTCGAATGTCGACGCGATCTCCTCCAAGCTAAAGGGTTTGGAAGCAAATCCGCTTGGTGGCATGATGGGTTACGCCTTTGCGGAATACGTCTGGCTCGAAGCCTGA